The following proteins are co-located in the Polymorphospora rubra genome:
- a CDS encoding endonuclease/exonuclease/phosphatase family protein, with translation MSVDTREAPARPARRASRPLTVLCWLMAAPGLVWAVVRVLGVEWGPLVQLLAFTPYVAAWSVLPVVLALALRRWWAVGVAAVAALALLGVVVPRVVPDRGPAPGGPVLRVLTSNVLAGAADPAAVLALVRAERVDVLALQEFTPDAQAALDTLGIADVLPHRVTNPLVGTQGSALYSRFPLSDTGIRWNDGGFSQAYGTVAVPDGPGVLAESVHPAAPYALSVLDAWRTDLAAQPAATPDGPLRVLAGDFNATLDHAPLRALIDTGYVDAAAARGAGLIGTWGPYDGDPIPPVTIDHVLVDRRIGVRAVAVHPVAGSDHRAVLAELALPAG, from the coding sequence ATGAGCGTCGACACGAGGGAGGCGCCGGCGCGGCCGGCCCGACGGGCGTCCCGCCCGCTGACTGTGCTGTGTTGGCTGATGGCCGCGCCGGGACTGGTCTGGGCGGTCGTCCGGGTCCTCGGCGTGGAGTGGGGGCCGCTGGTGCAGTTGCTGGCCTTCACGCCGTACGTCGCCGCGTGGAGCGTGCTGCCGGTGGTCCTGGCGCTCGCGCTGCGCCGCTGGTGGGCCGTTGGCGTCGCGGCGGTCGCCGCGCTGGCGCTGCTGGGCGTGGTCGTGCCGCGGGTCGTGCCGGACCGCGGGCCGGCGCCCGGCGGGCCGGTGCTGCGGGTGTTGACCAGCAACGTGCTCGCCGGGGCGGCCGATCCGGCGGCGGTGCTCGCGCTGGTCCGGGCGGAGCGGGTGGACGTGTTGGCGTTGCAGGAGTTCACCCCGGACGCCCAGGCCGCCCTCGACACGTTGGGCATCGCCGACGTGCTGCCACACCGGGTGACCAACCCGCTCGTCGGCACGCAGGGCTCGGCGCTCTACTCCCGCTTCCCGTTGTCCGACACCGGGATCCGGTGGAACGACGGCGGGTTCAGCCAGGCGTACGGCACGGTGGCGGTACCGGACGGGCCGGGGGTGCTGGCCGAGTCGGTGCATCCGGCGGCGCCGTACGCCCTGTCGGTCCTCGACGCCTGGCGCACGGACCTTGCGGCACAGCCGGCGGCCACTCCGGACGGGCCGCTGCGGGTGCTGGCCGGCGACTTCAACGCCACCCTCGACCACGCCCCGCTGCGGGCACTGATCGACACCGGGTACGTCGACGCGGCCGCCGCCCGGGGCGCGGGGCTGATCGGCACCTGGGGCCCGTACGACGGCGACCCGATCCCGCCGGTGACCATCGACCACGTGCTGGTGGACCGCCGGATCGGGGTACGCGCGGTCGCGGTGCACCCGGTGGCCGGCAGCGACCACCGGGCGGTGCTGGCCGAACTGGCCCTGCCAGCCGGATAG
- a CDS encoding VOC family protein: MIRPGGSLKLVPEGLARFWCEVLDFTELDREAEGCVEIGPREGSDGSQPTIFLIRDDLPKTGPARLHIDVNPTDRDQDAELERLLAAGARLVDIGQPAGASWHVLADPEGNEFCLLKHRLDPL, translated from the coding sequence GTGATCCGGCCTGGCGGGAGCCTGAAATTGGTTCCTGAGGGGCTGGCGCGGTTCTGGTGCGAGGTCCTGGACTTCACGGAGCTCGATCGCGAGGCGGAGGGCTGCGTCGAGATAGGTCCGCGGGAAGGGTCCGACGGCTCGCAGCCGACGATCTTCCTCATCCGCGACGACCTGCCGAAGACCGGGCCCGCCCGGTTGCACATCGACGTCAATCCCACCGACCGCGATCAGGACGCCGAGCTCGAGCGCCTCCTGGCCGCCGGGGCCAGACTCGTCGACATCGGCCAGCCTGCCGGGGCGTCCTGGCACGTCCTCGCCGATCCGGAAGGCAACGAGTTCTGCCTGCTCAAGCATCGCCTCGACCCACTCTGA
- a CDS encoding AAA family ATPase has translation MPVATIDRPKTDGRTATELEQTLFEVKRVIVGQDRLVERLLTALLADGHCLLEGVPGVAKTLAAQTLATAVGGTFSRVQFTPDLVPSDIVGTRIYRASKEDFDVELGPVMANLVLADEINRAPAKVQSALLEAMAERQVSIGGRSYPVPDPFLVLATQNPIESEGVYQLPEAQRDRFLMKVIVGYPTDEEELGILYRMGTARPKSRQVLDTDRLRTLQEAARGVFVHHALAEYVVRLVLATRDPARFGLTEVVPLLAYGASPRATLGLVAAARGLALLRGRDYVLPEDVKELAVDVIAHRLVLSFDAVADGVAADSIVRRVVEVVPPPRIAPAQDARRIGMPAAA, from the coding sequence ATCCCGGTCGCCACGATCGACCGCCCCAAGACCGACGGCCGTACGGCCACCGAACTCGAACAGACCCTCTTCGAGGTGAAGCGGGTCATCGTCGGGCAGGACCGGCTGGTCGAGCGGCTGCTCACCGCGCTGCTCGCCGACGGGCACTGCCTGCTGGAGGGTGTACCCGGGGTGGCCAAGACGCTGGCCGCGCAGACCCTGGCCACCGCCGTCGGCGGCACCTTCTCCCGGGTCCAGTTCACCCCCGACCTGGTGCCGTCCGACATCGTCGGCACCCGGATCTACCGGGCGTCCAAAGAGGACTTCGACGTGGAACTCGGCCCGGTGATGGCCAACCTGGTGCTCGCGGACGAGATCAACCGGGCCCCGGCCAAGGTGCAGTCGGCGCTGCTGGAGGCGATGGCCGAGCGCCAGGTCTCGATCGGCGGGCGCAGCTATCCGGTGCCCGACCCGTTCCTCGTCCTGGCCACCCAGAACCCGATCGAGTCCGAGGGCGTCTACCAGCTTCCCGAGGCGCAACGGGACCGGTTCCTGATGAAGGTCATCGTCGGGTATCCGACCGACGAGGAGGAACTCGGCATCCTCTACCGGATGGGCACCGCCCGGCCGAAGTCCCGACAGGTGCTCGACACCGACCGGCTGCGCACCCTGCAGGAGGCCGCCCGCGGCGTGTTCGTACACCACGCGCTGGCCGAGTACGTCGTACGGCTGGTCCTCGCCACCCGCGACCCGGCCCGGTTCGGCCTGACCGAGGTGGTGCCGCTGCTGGCGTACGGGGCCAGCCCGCGGGCCACCCTCGGGCTGGTCGCCGCCGCGCGCGGGCTGGCCCTGCTCCGGGGTCGCGACTACGTGCTGCCCGAGGACGTCAAGGAACTGGCCGTCGACGTGATCGCGCACCGGCTGGTGCTCTCCTTCGACGCCGTCGCCGACGGTGTCGCGGCCGACTCGATCGTGCGCCGGGTCGTCGAGGTCGTCCCGCCGCCGCGGATCGCGCCGGCCCAGGACGCCCGCCGCATCGGCATGCCGGCGGCGGCATGA
- a CDS encoding DUF58 domain-containing protein, translating to MRRLELTITRRLDGLLQGQYLGLLPGAGSELAGSREYRPGEDEVRRMDWAVTARTSVPHVRQVDADRELSTWLLVDGTPSMDFGTADLEKRELAVAAVAAVGFLTAGIGNRLGAHVVTQEAVRRFPARGGRNHLLAVLRTLLAAPRLDGAGPAPALADAIDGLHRATARRGLMVVVSDFLDGLPDDETGEPAWEVPLRRLGARHQVLAVEITDPRELELPDVGLITLVDPESGQRREVSTGDRRLRARYAAAAARQRQQVRAALRRGGATHLALRTDRDWVADLVRHVQAQRRLAGTPRGRTPGGFHPGGPGGAA from the coding sequence CTGCGCCGGCTGGAACTCACCATCACCCGGCGGCTCGACGGGCTGCTCCAGGGGCAGTACCTCGGCCTGCTGCCCGGCGCCGGCAGCGAACTCGCCGGCAGCCGCGAGTACCGGCCCGGCGAGGACGAGGTACGCCGGATGGACTGGGCGGTCACCGCCCGCACCTCGGTCCCGCACGTCAGGCAGGTCGACGCGGACCGGGAACTGTCCACCTGGCTGCTCGTCGACGGCACCCCGAGCATGGACTTCGGAACCGCCGACCTGGAGAAACGCGAACTCGCGGTGGCGGCCGTCGCGGCGGTCGGCTTCCTCACCGCCGGCATCGGCAACCGGCTCGGCGCGCACGTGGTCACCCAGGAGGCCGTACGCCGGTTCCCGGCCCGCGGCGGACGCAACCACCTGCTCGCCGTACTGCGCACGTTGCTCGCCGCACCGCGACTCGACGGGGCCGGTCCGGCCCCGGCCCTGGCCGACGCGATCGACGGCCTGCACCGGGCCACCGCCCGGCGCGGGCTGATGGTCGTCGTCTCCGACTTCCTCGACGGGCTGCCCGACGACGAGACCGGTGAACCGGCCTGGGAGGTGCCGCTGCGCCGGCTCGGCGCCCGGCACCAGGTGCTCGCCGTCGAGATCACCGACCCGCGTGAACTCGAACTGCCCGACGTCGGGCTGATCACCCTGGTCGACCCGGAGAGCGGCCAGCGGCGCGAGGTGTCGACCGGCGACCGCCGGCTGCGCGCGCGGTACGCCGCCGCCGCGGCCCGGCAGCGCCAGCAGGTCCGCGCGGCACTGCGCCGCGGTGGCGCGACCCACCTGGCCCTGCGCACCGACCGGGACTGGGTCGCCGACCTGGTCCGGCACGTGCAGGCCCAACGCCGGCTGGCCGGCACCCCGCGCGGCCGTACCCCCGGCGGTTTCCATCCCGGCGGTCCGGGTGGTGCGGCATGA
- a CDS encoding VWA domain-containing protein, producing the protein MSWQSPERLWLLLGVLALIGGYVLMQRRRSRYAVRFTNLRLLDRVAPKQPAWRRHVPASLFLAMLALLIVGFARPMDDVRVPRERTTVVIAVDVSTSMLATDVSPDRLAAAKSAALSFVEGLPDQFNVGLVAFAGNASVFVAPGTDREAIAGGIDRLAEGSTGLQGTAIGEAINTSLEAIRSLDARAADDPPPARIVLLSDGANTSGRDPEDAASDAVAAGVPVDAISFGTDSGYISQGSGRPMRVPVDGENLRDVADQTGGGYYEAGSSEELRAVYADIGSSVGYQVERQDVSARFIGFGLVLALAAGAGSMLWFSRLP; encoded by the coding sequence ATGAGCTGGCAGTCACCCGAGCGGCTCTGGCTGCTGCTCGGCGTGCTCGCCCTGATCGGCGGGTACGTCCTCATGCAGCGCCGCCGCAGCCGCTACGCCGTACGGTTCACCAACCTGCGGCTGCTCGACCGGGTCGCCCCGAAACAGCCCGCCTGGCGCCGGCACGTGCCGGCCAGCCTCTTCCTGGCCATGCTGGCCCTGCTGATCGTCGGCTTCGCCCGGCCGATGGACGACGTACGGGTGCCGAGGGAACGCACCACCGTCGTCATCGCGGTCGACGTCTCCACGTCGATGCTCGCCACCGACGTCAGCCCGGACCGGCTCGCCGCCGCCAAGTCGGCCGCGCTCAGCTTCGTCGAGGGACTGCCGGACCAGTTCAACGTCGGGCTGGTCGCCTTCGCCGGCAACGCCTCCGTCTTCGTCGCGCCCGGCACCGACCGGGAGGCGATCGCCGGCGGCATCGACCGGCTCGCCGAAGGCAGCACCGGCCTCCAGGGCACCGCGATCGGCGAGGCCATCAACACGTCGCTGGAGGCGATCCGCTCGCTGGACGCCCGGGCGGCCGACGACCCGCCGCCGGCCCGGATCGTGCTGCTCTCCGACGGGGCCAACACCTCCGGCCGCGACCCCGAGGACGCGGCATCCGACGCCGTCGCGGCCGGCGTACCCGTCGACGCCATCTCCTTCGGCACCGACTCCGGCTACATCAGCCAGGGCAGCGGCCGGCCGATGCGGGTCCCGGTCGACGGCGAGAACCTGCGCGACGTCGCCGACCAGACCGGCGGCGGCTACTACGAGGCCGGCAGCAGCGAGGAACTGCGCGCCGTCTACGCCGACATCGGCAGCTCGGTCGGCTACCAGGTCGAACGCCAGGACGTCTCGGCCCGGTTCATCGGGTTCGGACTGGTGCTGGCACTCGCCGCCGGGGCCGGCTCGATGCTGTGGTTCTCCCGGCTGCCCTGA
- a CDS encoding S1C family serine protease, whose amino-acid sequence MSTPTGLGEPRGPWFVSPQLDPHGRPRVDVPEEQPAGARAARWRRTLLAGLAVVALSTVSGALAGGYVASGDDPPRPGTSAAAQPSPTPATVGLPPDLVAAAATALPGVVSVQVRGNGGTAGGSGFAIDDKQHIITNDHILDAGNGNDVIVVGPDGRTFPAEVVGRDPGSDIAVLRVDPAANLAPLALAPPGTTNVGESVLAVGSPLGLSGTVTAGIVSALDREVRLGTGGRQKAVQTDASINPGNSGGPLVNARGEVVGVNTAIATLEGGGSIGIGFAIPIERAQQSADGIIGRGG is encoded by the coding sequence ATGAGCACACCGACCGGGCTCGGCGAACCGCGTGGTCCGTGGTTCGTCTCGCCCCAACTCGACCCGCACGGGCGGCCCCGGGTCGACGTACCCGAGGAACAGCCGGCGGGGGCGCGGGCCGCACGGTGGCGGCGGACCCTGCTCGCCGGCCTGGCCGTCGTCGCCCTGTCGACGGTGTCCGGCGCGCTCGCCGGCGGCTACGTCGCCAGCGGCGACGACCCGCCGCGGCCCGGCACCAGCGCCGCCGCCCAGCCCAGCCCGACGCCGGCCACCGTCGGCCTGCCACCGGACCTGGTAGCGGCCGCCGCGACCGCGCTGCCCGGCGTCGTGTCGGTGCAGGTACGCGGCAACGGCGGCACGGCCGGCGGATCCGGGTTCGCGATCGACGACAAGCAGCACATCATCACCAACGACCACATCCTCGACGCCGGCAACGGCAACGACGTCATCGTCGTCGGGCCGGACGGGCGTACGTTCCCGGCCGAGGTCGTCGGCCGCGACCCGGGCAGCGACATCGCCGTCCTGCGCGTCGACCCGGCCGCGAACCTGGCCCCGCTGGCCCTCGCCCCGCCCGGCACCACCAACGTCGGCGAGTCGGTGCTGGCGGTCGGGTCACCACTCGGCCTGTCCGGAACCGTCACGGCCGGCATCGTCAGCGCGTTGGACCGCGAGGTACGGCTCGGCACCGGCGGGCGGCAGAAGGCGGTGCAGACCGACGCGTCGATCAACCCGGGCAACTCCGGCGGCCCGCTGGTCAACGCGCGGGGCGAGGTCGTCGGGGTGAACACGGCCATCGCCACCCTGGAGGGCGGCGGCTCGATCGGAATCGGCTTCGCCATCCCGATCGAGCGGGCCCAGCAGTCGGCGGACGGCATCATCGGTCGGGGCGGCTAG
- a CDS encoding response regulator transcription factor gives MRLLVVEDEEDLAEAVRLRLVRAGYAVDVAGDAAGARDRLAVNAYDLMLLDLNLPDDNGFDLCREIRSGDIEVQGGTDLRVLMLTARGGLDDRVRGLDEGADDYLVKPFALAELLARVRALLRRDTGGTTAVVQVGALRLDAARHAASLDGDALHLTRKEFGVLEYLMTRPGHVVSAEELLEHVWDENADPFTQTVRVTVGTLRRKLGPGQLIETVVGRGYRLKEAL, from the coding sequence ATGCGTCTGCTGGTGGTGGAAGACGAGGAAGACCTGGCGGAGGCCGTCCGCCTGCGACTGGTGCGTGCCGGCTACGCCGTCGACGTGGCCGGCGACGCCGCCGGTGCCCGGGACCGGCTGGCCGTCAACGCGTACGACCTGATGCTGCTCGACCTGAACCTGCCCGACGACAACGGCTTCGACCTCTGCCGCGAGATCCGCTCCGGCGACATCGAGGTGCAGGGCGGCACCGACCTCCGGGTGCTGATGCTCACCGCCCGCGGCGGCCTCGACGACCGGGTCCGCGGCCTGGACGAGGGCGCCGACGACTATCTCGTCAAGCCGTTCGCGCTGGCCGAACTCCTGGCCCGGGTCCGCGCCCTGCTCCGCCGCGACACCGGCGGCACCACCGCCGTCGTACAGGTCGGGGCGCTGCGGCTCGACGCGGCCCGGCACGCGGCCAGCCTCGACGGCGACGCCCTGCACCTGACCCGCAAGGAGTTCGGCGTGCTCGAATACCTGATGACCAGGCCCGGACACGTCGTCTCCGCCGAGGAACTCCTCGAACACGTCTGGGACGAGAACGCCGACCCCTTCACCCAGACCGTACGGGTCACCGTCGGCACCCTGCGCCGCAAGCTCGGCCCCGGCCAACTCATCGAGACCGTGGTCGGACGCGGCTACCGCCTCAAGGAGGCGCTGTGA
- a CDS encoding sensor histidine kinase translates to MRTPRLRLFQSIRFRLTMLYSTLLFALAATALGVTYVAVERTTDPKPITSQQARIVKEKSDGRVIPVGTLDVAAVDEIESAVNFNTLQTLRNYSAIALGGLFVASLGIGWVLSGRALRPVGAIARTAREIQATDLSRRIRLDGARDELRDLADTIDSMLDRLDDAFRAQRQLIDDASHELRSPLAIIRANLDASLIDAAEATGPERERAIAVIDRATDRMSRLVEDLLATARRDATGLADTDVDVGMVAREAADEFAAVAAERHVDLRYAVRDDLVLIGDHDALRRATGNLLSNAVRLSPPGGAVTVTTGRSGGWLWLAVTDEGPGIADADQARVFDRFWRGESGPTGSRERRTGLGLAIVRQIAESHGGQVAVFSTLGRGSTFVLWLPAPDRSDELPPPTSSPLDGAPSPHQGPVIDLGRIPAQPSG, encoded by the coding sequence GTGAGGACACCCCGCCTGCGGCTGTTCCAGTCGATCCGGTTCCGGCTGACGATGCTCTACTCGACGCTGCTGTTCGCGCTCGCCGCGACCGCGCTCGGTGTCACGTACGTCGCCGTCGAACGCACCACCGACCCGAAGCCGATCACGTCCCAGCAGGCCCGCATCGTCAAGGAGAAGTCCGACGGCCGGGTCATCCCGGTCGGCACCCTCGACGTCGCCGCGGTCGACGAGATCGAGTCGGCGGTCAACTTCAACACCCTGCAGACCCTGCGCAACTACTCGGCGATCGCCCTCGGCGGGCTGTTCGTCGCCAGCCTCGGCATCGGCTGGGTCCTCTCCGGGCGGGCGCTGCGCCCGGTCGGTGCCATCGCCCGTACCGCCCGCGAGATCCAGGCCACCGACCTGTCCCGGCGCATCCGGCTCGACGGCGCCCGCGACGAACTGCGCGACCTCGCCGACACCATCGACTCGATGCTCGACCGCCTCGACGACGCCTTCCGCGCCCAACGCCAGCTCATCGACGACGCCTCCCACGAACTGCGCAGCCCGCTCGCCATCATCCGGGCCAACCTCGACGCCTCCCTGATCGACGCCGCCGAGGCGACCGGACCCGAACGGGAGCGCGCCATCGCCGTCATCGACCGGGCCACCGATCGGATGTCCCGCCTCGTCGAGGACCTGCTCGCCACCGCCCGCCGGGACGCCACCGGGCTCGCCGACACCGACGTGGATGTCGGCATGGTCGCCCGCGAGGCCGCCGACGAGTTCGCCGCCGTCGCCGCCGAACGCCACGTCGACCTGCGGTACGCCGTACGGGACGACCTCGTTCTCATCGGCGACCACGACGCGCTGCGCCGGGCCACCGGCAACCTGCTCTCCAACGCCGTACGGCTCTCGCCACCCGGCGGGGCGGTCACCGTCACCACCGGCCGGTCGGGCGGCTGGTTGTGGCTCGCCGTCACCGACGAGGGGCCGGGTATCGCCGACGCCGACCAGGCCCGGGTCTTCGACCGGTTCTGGCGGGGCGAGAGCGGTCCGACCGGCTCCCGCGAGCGCCGTACCGGGCTCGGGTTGGCGATCGTGCGGCAGATCGCCGAGTCGCACGGCGGGCAGGTCGCGGTCTTCTCCACGCTCGGCAGGGGGAGCACGTTCGTGCTGTGGCTACCGGCCCCGGACCGCTCCGACGAGCTGCCCCCGCCGACGTCGTCACCACTCGACGGGGCGCCGAGCCCGCACCAGGGCCCCGTGATCGACCTAGGCCGCATCCCCGCCCAACCCTCCGGCTGA
- the arfB gene encoding alternative ribosome rescue aminoacyl-tRNA hydrolase ArfB, producing the protein MADELRINDRLTIPGGELRERFSRSSGPGGQGVNTTDSRVELSFDVGSSPTLPDWMRDRAVDRLGRRLVDGVLTITASEHRAQLANREAARARLAALLADAVAPPAPPRRPTRPTRASKERRLDAKRRQSQLKKGRRVDGE; encoded by the coding sequence ATGGCCGACGAGCTGAGGATCAACGACCGGCTCACCATCCCCGGTGGTGAGCTGCGCGAGCGTTTCTCCCGCTCGTCGGGACCGGGCGGCCAGGGAGTGAACACGACCGACTCGCGCGTCGAACTCTCCTTCGACGTCGGCTCCTCGCCGACCCTGCCGGACTGGATGCGGGACCGGGCCGTGGACCGGCTCGGCCGACGGCTGGTCGACGGAGTGCTCACCATCACCGCCAGCGAGCACCGTGCCCAACTCGCCAACCGGGAGGCCGCCCGGGCCCGGCTGGCCGCCCTGCTCGCCGACGCGGTCGCGCCGCCGGCGCCGCCCCGCCGGCCGACCCGGCCGACGCGGGCCTCGAAGGAGCGCCGCCTGGACGCCAAGCGCCGGCAGTCCCAACTGAAGAAGGGCCGCCGCGTCGACGGCGAATAG
- a CDS encoding FG-GAP repeat domain-containing protein, protein MSATSGSTALTVLSGSELVHGVTYHWRVRATDSGGLSSAWSETCSFTLDRTLPDEDVTITSVQYPDYNPGGAVSTVPAGTPGQFTISADGDTEVVGFYYGIDNDQPSRYVAADVPGGSATVTLTPVRSGPGILHVRTFDGVNRSGEVDDDYRWFATAPAGPHGSRGEVNADGTTDIIGRTLGGHLCLHLGDGAGGFLDGNKCSLMIDYWRNGLLHLVRPGDWDGDGWNDLVAVQADGDLVYFAGRGTGSFEASATEVPSGWDPDGIPVPTTNWDGYDLVVAPGDWDGDGAPDLITRDAVGEVVVHRGNGFGGWADPPTTISLGTGIWDDFDTVLAPGDLDGDGHLDLLARKPAGELVLLSGAATGTPAAGVQIGTGWDTYRLLFAPGDFDGDDSPDVMGVDAAGNLLVFYGDPTAPGYFGNPGGTTIDTGWNAFDKAF, encoded by the coding sequence GTGTCCGCCACCAGCGGCAGTACCGCGCTCACCGTCCTGTCCGGGAGTGAACTGGTCCACGGTGTCACCTACCACTGGCGGGTACGCGCGACGGACAGTGGAGGGTTGTCCTCCGCCTGGTCCGAAACCTGCTCGTTCACGCTCGACCGGACGCTGCCGGACGAGGACGTCACGATCACGTCGGTGCAGTACCCCGACTACAACCCGGGCGGCGCCGTCAGCACCGTTCCGGCCGGCACTCCGGGGCAGTTCACGATCAGCGCCGACGGCGACACCGAGGTCGTCGGCTTCTACTACGGAATCGACAACGACCAACCATCCCGGTACGTCGCCGCCGACGTACCGGGCGGGTCCGCCACGGTCACCCTCACGCCTGTCCGGTCCGGCCCCGGCATCCTGCACGTCCGGACCTTCGACGGGGTGAACCGGTCCGGAGAAGTCGACGACGACTACAGGTGGTTCGCCACGGCGCCGGCCGGACCACACGGTAGCCGGGGCGAGGTCAACGCCGACGGGACTACCGACATCATCGGCCGTACGCTCGGCGGCCATCTGTGTCTCCACCTCGGCGACGGTGCGGGCGGCTTCCTCGACGGCAACAAGTGCAGCCTGATGATCGACTACTGGCGCAATGGCCTGTTGCACCTTGTCCGTCCCGGCGACTGGGACGGCGACGGCTGGAACGACCTCGTCGCGGTGCAGGCCGACGGCGACCTCGTCTACTTCGCGGGACGGGGTACCGGCAGCTTCGAGGCGAGCGCGACCGAGGTCCCCTCCGGCTGGGACCCCGACGGCATCCCCGTCCCGACCACCAACTGGGACGGGTACGACCTCGTCGTCGCCCCAGGCGACTGGGACGGCGACGGTGCCCCGGACCTCATCACCCGGGACGCCGTCGGCGAGGTGGTCGTGCACCGGGGCAACGGCTTCGGTGGTTGGGCGGACCCGCCCACCACGATCAGCCTCGGCACCGGCATCTGGGACGACTTCGACACCGTCCTCGCGCCCGGCGACCTCGACGGGGACGGCCACCTCGACCTGCTGGCCCGCAAGCCGGCCGGGGAACTGGTCCTGCTGTCCGGCGCCGCGACCGGTACCCCGGCGGCCGGCGTGCAGATCGGCACCGGGTGGGACACGTACCGGCTGCTCTTCGCCCCGGGTGACTTCGACGGCGACGACAGTCCCGACGTGATGGGTGTCGACGCGGCCGGCAACCTGCTCGTCTTCTACGGCGACCCGACCGCCCCCGGCTACTTCGGCAACCCGGGCGGCACCACGATCGACACCGGCTGGAACGCCTTCGACAAGGCGTTCTGA